The proteins below are encoded in one region of Oreochromis niloticus isolate F11D_XX linkage group LG6, O_niloticus_UMD_NMBU, whole genome shotgun sequence:
- the LOC109202382 gene encoding uncharacterized protein LOC109202382 isoform X2, whose translation MAEQLKLRVLVADDDFRRLDVPSGMPRTLTDLQSTIRQAFGIERDFRIQFMDPDFNNEFMNITSMQDIQDRSTIKLVYMANLDTSASLSKQYPTCSLDSSASPESIQRNSSLSSSSSNSDSTIILPQSDSELRSCAWPREFTIPRFSFNVEVQLQRGNETFRETGTRLKITPGVKSDILEKLAEAIFQFTAYPQNYQIDEVAGALIKKFPCLQEPSATGYYGWMISLKYKMANYRTKMRNIGCPEVTINALKNKSSDDCLPAKNVKKPKKAEVNFCPLHPAGETDDSLENIRVELLTDVRRRNSASDVRQKMSRTFSYRRQEVVQGSPTAGEFKARWPALFQINEVNAEFQRITTLQLETTFAAQLDRITPQLMTVFQKKGGVSGQKLAHHLQIMQEAESDVKVKREAVLRALCLYLGEEDGSLIREYLVSRL comes from the exons ATGGCAGAGCAGCTGAAGCTGAGAGTCCTCGTGGCAGATGATGATTTTAGGAGACTTGACGTTCCATCTGGGATGCCAAGAACTTTGACTGATCTTCAGAGCACAATTCGCCAAGCATTTGGAATTGAAAGAGACTTTCGTATTCAATTCATGGATCCTGACTTCAACAATGAGTTTATGAACATAACATCAATGCAAGACATTCAAGACCGAAGTACAATCAAACTTGTGTACATGGCAAATCTGGATACAAGTGCATCTTTGTCAAAGCAGTATCCCACATGCAGTCTTGACTCTTCTGCAAGTCCAGAAAGTATTCAAAGAAACTCCAGTCTCTCATCGTCTTCATCCAACTCAGACAGCACCATAATTCTACCACAGTCAGACAGTGAGCTGAGATCATGTGCATGGCCTCGCGAGTTTACTATTCCTCGATTTTCATTCAATGTAGAGGTGCAACTTCAGCGTGGAAATGAGACCTTCAGAGAAACTGGAACTCGGCTCAAGATTACTCCAGGTGTTAAATCTGACATCTTAGAGAAGCTAGCTGAGGCGATTTTTCAGTTTACTGCTTATCCTCAAAATTACCAAATAGATGAAGTTGCAGGGGCACTGATCAAAAAATTTCCTTGTCTGCAAGAGCCATCTGCCACAGGTTACTATGGCTGGATGATTAGCCTGAAATATAAGATGGCTAATTACAGGACAAAGATGCGCAACATTGGCTGTCCTGAAGTGACTATAAAtgctttgaaaaacaaatccaGTGATGATTGCCTCCCAGCCAAAAATGTTAAGAAACCTAAAAAGGCTGAGGTCAATTTTTGTCCATTACACCCAGCTGGCGAAACGGATGACAGTCTAGAAAACATCAGGGTTGAGCTTTTGACCGACGTCAGACGAAGAAACAGTGCCTCAGATGTAAGGCAGAAGATGTCAAGAACATTTTCCTACCGTAGACAAGAGGTGGTGCAGGGAAGTCCAACTGCTGGGGAGTTTAAAGCTAGGTGGCCTGCACTTTTCCAGATTAATGAG GTAAATGCTGAATTCCAGCGTATTACAACACTTCAACTGGAGACGACCTTCGCAGCACAGTTAGACAGAATTACACCTCAGCTGATGACAGTTTTCCAGAAGAAGGGCGGTGTTTCTGGGCAGAAACTTGCCCACCACTTGCAGATCATGCAAGAG